The genomic DNA CTGCACAATGAGAATGGGTCCGCCGATGGTATCCATCGGGATGACCCGCTGAATAAGCTTGACAACCGATACAATAGTCAGTACGGAAATATCCCATGTCCTCGTAATACTGCCATGCAATGCGCTGAGGATGTTCTCCCTCTTTATGAATGTGCTCCCTGACGGCTTAATCCCGATAAGCCCGACTTCTTTCCCTTCTCCAAAGATATCCTGCACCTTTTTCTTTTCCGGAATAATCGACACCTGCACGGTGGTGCTGTCACGTGTGAGGGTAAGATTCAGCATTTTCCCCGGGTTCTTGTGGATCACTTCTGTCATTTGGTTCCACTGGCCTATGGCAACACCATCGACTGCGGTAATCCTGTCTCCTTTCATCAATCCTGCCTTTTCCGCAGGGGTTCCTGACATCACTTCTCCTATCTCGGGCAGGAGAACCGGAAGACCGTTCAGAAAACTGAAGAAAAAGATGACGACCGCAAACAGCAGGTTGAACAGAGGACCGGAAAACACGATGATAAACCTCTTCCATGTCGGCTGATAATTATATGCAAGCGGCTTCTCTTCGTCAGTCAGTTCATCTCCCGGTGTCTCGCCCAGCATCTTGACGTACCCGCCGAGAGGGATGGCTGAAAGAAGATATTCGGTATCTCCGCGTTTCCATCCTATCAGCTTTGGACCGAAACCGAGCGAAAATTTCAGAACCCTTACCTTCATGAGTTTCGCAAAAAGAAAATGCCCGAGTTCGTGGACAAAGATGATTATGCCCAGAAGAACTACTGCCGATAGGAATGACATCTTTCAATAACCTCCTCAGCCTTTTTTCGTGCCCATCTGTCCGCATCCAGTATAGTATCAAGTTCTGTATCGGGCATGACATCATGACAATCCATCGTCTTCCTTATCACAACAGGTATTGCAGTAAATCTGAGTGAACCCC from Nitrospirota bacterium includes the following:
- the rseP gene encoding RIP metalloprotease RseP, which codes for MSFLSAVVLLGIIIFVHELGHFLFAKLMKVRVLKFSLGFGPKLIGWKRGDTEYLLSAIPLGGYVKMLGETPGDELTDEEKPLAYNYQPTWKRFIIVFSGPLFNLLFAVVIFFFSFLNGLPVLLPEIGEVMSGTPAEKAGLMKGDRITAVDGVAIGQWNQMTEVIHKNPGKMLNLTLTRDSTTVQVSIIPEKKKVQDIFGEGKEVGLIGIKPSGSTFIKRENILSALHGSITRTWDISVLTIVSVVKLIQRVIPMDTIGGPILIVQLAGEQASQGVLNFFIFMAIININLGILNLLPIPVLDGGHLLFLGIEALRGKPLSEKIISISQKLGLAVLLTLMAFVIYNDLIRLITGKQFP